One Kushneria konosiri genomic window, TTGGGAAAAACGCAGGCGACAGGTCACCGACGATCTCGATGTTGGGCAGCGTCGTGGAGACGGCAAACGCCGCCACCGAGGCGATGACCAGCAACAGATCGAACAGCGGCTTGCCAATGTCACGTTGCATGATTGAAAACATCCTCGCTGAAGACCCGGCCATCCATCCATGGCCGGATCAGGATGGCACGTCGCCGCCGTGCGGCGACGTGAACAGCCCGGGCGTCACTTTTTCGCCAGGTCGCCGGCTGCTTCACGCATGACCTCTGCCGAACGGTCGATGAAACTGTCGAGTTCATCACCATAAAGCGGCGCCAGCTGCGTGCCGAGGTTTTCAGCCGTTTGCTCATAGGAGCCATCGGCCACGATCTGCTTGATGGCCTCGACCCAGCGCTGCTCTGCCTCTTGCGGAATGCCCTTCGGGGCTGCAATGCCCCGCCAGACCGTCAGGGTCAGGTCATACCCCTCTTCCTGAAAGGTCGGGACATCAGGCAGTGCGTCACTACGTTCGGCATAGCTCATGGCCAGTGCTGTCAGACGCCCGGACTCCAGCGCCGAGCGCAGCTCGGCCCCGCCGAGCACCACGGCATCCACGTGATTGCCCATCGCAGCAGAGATGGTCTCCGAGCCGCCGGGATAGGGAATGATGTTGAAGTCTGCCCCGGTAATATTTTGCATCGCCACCGCCGCGATATGCGCCGAGGAACCGACGCCCGAGACACCGACCTTGAGCCGTTTGCCCTGCTTTGAGGCTTCGATGAGACTTTTGAGGTCCTTGTACTTGTCGTTATCGCCGACCGCGATCACATAAGGCTCTTCGATCACCTTGGCAATGAAGTCGAAGTCGTTATGGGTAAACGCCACATTCCCCATGGCCTCAAGCGTCAGCATGGCATTGCTCGCGGCCAGCAGGGTGTAGCCATCGGGTTTTGAAGCCGCCACCCGGGAGGTACCGACCGCCCCGCCACCGCCGGCAATATTGCGAATGACCAGATCCTGACCAAGCTGCTTTTCCAGCAGCGGCTGCAGGGCGCGCACGAAAGTATCGTTACCGCCCCCGGCAGAAAACGGCACCACCATATCAATGCTTTTGGTGGGGTAGTCTGCGGCCAGCACCGGAGCACCCATCGCCATCGCTGCGGTCATCGCAAAAGTACTCAGTAACCTTTTCATGATCCTGCTCCCTTTTTTCCAAACCGTTATCAACGCACCAGAGCTGGACGTTTCGGATCAAACGTCCAGCCATTGATCAGATACTGCATCGCCATGGCATCGTTACGCGCCCCGGCCGGCAGGGACTTGTAAAGCGCATTCGCCTTGTCGATGGCCTCCATGTCGAGCTCGATACCCAGGCCCGGCGCATCGGTCACCGCGACATGACCATCAATGATCTCGGGAGGCTCACGGGTCAGGCGGGCATCGCCTTCCTGCCAGATCCAGTGCGTGTCCAGCGCAGTCATCGACCCCACGGCAGCAGCCCCCACCTGAGCGAACATGGCCAGCGAAATATCGAAGTGATTATTGGAATGCGATCCCCAGGTCATGCCGTGGTCGGCACACAGCCGGGATACACGTACGGCGCCGGAGAGCGTCCAGAAATGCGGGTCGGCGAGCGGAATGTCCACGCTGCGAAGCATCAGGGCATGGGCCATTTCACGCCAGTTGGTCGCGACCATGTTGGTCGCCACCGGCAGTCCGGTGGCGTGACGGAATTCAGCGAGAATCTCGCGACCGGAGAAGCCCTCTTCGGCACCGCAGGGGTCCTCGGCATAGGCGAGCACGCCCCGCAGATCCTTGCACAGGCTGATCGCTTCCTGCAGGGACCAGGCACCGTTGGGATCGATGGTCGTACGCGCTTCGGGAAAGGCCTTCGACAGCGCCGTGACGGCCTCGATTTCCTGCTCCCCGGGCAATACGCCGCCCTTGAGCTTGAAATCGCGAAAGCCATAGCGGTCCTGTGCGGCCTGAGCCATTTCAACAATGCGCGCAGGCGTCATGGCGGCCCTGTCACGCTGTCGATACCACTCATGCGACTGGTCCGGTGTGGACTGTCGATAATCCAACGGTGTCTGCTCACCGTCGCCGACAAAAAAGAGATAGCCCAGCACTTCAACGCTATCGCGACGCTTGCCATCCCCCAGCAGCTCGGCCACCGGCACGCCCAGATGCTGGCCCATCAGATCCAGCAGCGCCGCTTCAAGGGCAGCGACTGCATTGACGCGCAGCTCGAAGGTCCAGGCCCCCCGGCCAAAGTCGCTGAAATCGGCGCGCTGACCGCTGGCCGAAAGCGTTGACACCATCGAGCGCAGCCGGCCCAGCGACTGGCCTTCCACCACCTGTCGGGCCTGCTCAAGCGAGCGCTGAATCGTCTCACCGCCGGGGGCTTCTCCGACGCCAACCCGGCCGGCGCTGTCTTCAAGAATCAAAATATTGCGCGTAAAAAACGCAGAGTGCGCGCCGCCCACATTGAGCAGCATGCTGTCACGTCCGGCCACGGGGATGACCCGCATGGACACAATGGTGGGTGTTTCGCTACGAGCTGCCATGACAATCCCTTGATGTATGAAGATCTCGCCGCATGTCAGCCCGTATCGCCAGGAGTCCTTCGTGACATCGTGGGCGCGTATACGGTCTGGACACCTGAGAGCAGCGTCACTTTCAAAAAGGCTGAATCAGTGGAGGTGGCAGTTAAAATGTCATACATCATACTTTTGATGCCACACGACCTTGGTTCATTGAACTTTGGCCAAACGGGGGGGGGTTATGACCCCATGCCAATATCGTCGACACCCTGACAGCCCGCCCAGGGCCCAATGAAAAAGCCTGCTCTTGCGAGCAGGCTGATCAGGGTAAAGAGCGGAGTTATGCTTTCAGACGGGGGCTGTCTCAGTCATCGGGATGACCAATACTGGCAAACTTGCCCCCCTGGTAGATGACTGCCGGGTCATCAGGGTCAGGATTCCCGGCTGCCGCTTCGGTTTCCGCCCGCCAGGGTTCGGAGCTGTCCTTCGGCACCCAGCCGAGAAATGAAGCATTGCGGTTGTCCCACCAGCGCTCGCTGTTGTTGGAAACGCCATAGATCACGGTACAGCCCAGCTTCGGTGCCACAAACGCTCGCTCCAACAGTGCCACGAAATCCTCCACACTCATCCAGGTGGCCATCATTCGGGTATCGGCCGGCTTTGGAAAGCAGGAGCCGATCCGTACATTCAACGTTTCAACGTTGAACTTGTGGTAGTAAAGGCTTGCAAGGTCTTCGCCAAAACACTTGGAGACCCCGTAAAGCGAGTCGGGGCGGTGTGGCGATTCGGTATCGAGATGTGTTGTACGTGGATAGTAGCCAATGGTGTGGTTGGAGCTGGCAAAGACGACCCGCGGGCACCCGTGATGTCTGGCGGCCTCATACAGATTGTAGGTCCCAATGATGTTGGCCTGCAGGATGCTCTGCCAGGGACTTTCCACCGAAATGCCCCCCAGATGAATGATGCCATCACAATCGCGCACCAGCTCGCTGACGGCCTCGCCATCAGACAGTTCGCAGCGCACGAGCTCTTCGTGATCGCCCTGCTGTTCCATCTCGACGATATCAGACAGACGTACCTGGCGCGCCAGGCGTGAAAGATATGGCCGCAGGGCCTGTCCTAGCCCGCCTGCAGCCCCGGTCACCAGAAGACGATTCAGCACGGTATTCTCCTTTGAACGCATTAGTACAAGGCAGGGCTATTCGATGACACCCGGCAGCCACATGGAGATGACAGGAATGTAGGTCACCAGCATCAGTACAACAAAAAGCGCCAGATAAAACGGCCAGATGGTTCGAACGGCCTGTTCCATCTTGATCTTGCCAATCACGCTGCCGACGAACAGACATCCTCCGACCGGTGGTGTGCAAAGGCCGATGCCCAGGTTGATCATCATGACCACGCCAAACTGGATGGGGTCCATGCCGAACTGGGTCGCAATCGGCAAAAAGATCGGCGTACAGATCAGAATCAGCGCCGCCATGTCCATGATCATGCCCAGTGCCAGCAGCAGCACGTTGAGCATCAAAAGGATGACAATGGGGTTATCCGAGATATCCAGCAGCATGTCGGTCAGAAGCTCCGGCACGCTGTAAAGCGCCAGCAGATAGGAAAACGCCGAGGCACAGCCCACCAGGATCATGACCAGCGAAGTCGTCCGTACCGACTGATAGACCGCCTTTTTGAAGTTTCCCCACCTCAATTCACGATAGACCAGTCCCGTAATCACGATGGCGTAGATGGCCCCGAAAGCACCTGACTCTGTCACGGTCAGAATACCTGACAGCACGCCGCCAACGATGATGATGGCGGTCATAAGCCCCGGAATTGCGGCCACCAGACTGATGAACAGCGCGCGCCAGCCCGGAAAGGACTCGGCCGGATAGCCTCTTCTGACCGCAACCACATAGGCCGCCACCGCCAGGGCCACACACATCAGAACGCCCGGTACGACACCCGCCATGAACAGCTGCGTCACCGAAATACCGCCACCGGCCGCCACGGCGTAAAGAATCATGTTATGGCTGGGAGGGATGACTACCCCGGCAATCGAGGAGGTCACCGTCACGTTGACGGCGTAGTCGGCATCGTAGCCCTTCTCCTTCATCACCGGGATCAGGATCGAACCCAGTGCCGAAGTGTCGGCCACCGCAGAGCCTGAAATACCGCCAAAGAGCATCGAAGAGCTGACGTTGACCAGCCCCAGGCCCCCGCGCACGCGCCCCACGGCCGCCGAGGCCAGCCTTACCAGACGGTCGGAAATGCCCCCATGCAGCATCAGCTCGCCGGCAAAGATAAAAAACGGAATGGCCAGCAGTGAGAACACCGAAATACCCGACAGAATGCGCTGAAAGCCGACAAACAGTGGCAGCCCTTCATATAGAAAGGTCACGACGGCTGCCAGGCCAACAGCGAAGGCGACCGGCGCCCCAATCACCAGGCCGATAAAAAACACGCCAAACAGAATCATCAGGCCCATGCGGTTTACCCCCTGGTGGTATGGGTAAGACGTTCAAGAATGTTGGCGCCGGCAAACAGCACCATCAGCACGCCGCAGATCGCCAGAGGCGCCGCCCGCCAGCTCTCCGTCAGCCCGATCATGGGGATCGCCCGACTGGTGTTATCAAGCACCAGAATGCTTCCCTGCCAGGCCATGAAGGCACCAAAAATGAGCACAAAAAGATCGGCAATATGGCACATGATCACTC contains:
- a CDS encoding tripartite tricarboxylate transporter substrate binding protein — its product is MKRLLSTFAMTAAMAMGAPVLAADYPTKSIDMVVPFSAGGGNDTFVRALQPLLEKQLGQDLVIRNIAGGGGAVGTSRVAASKPDGYTLLAASNAMLTLEAMGNVAFTHNDFDFIAKVIEEPYVIAVGDNDKYKDLKSLIEASKQGKRLKVGVSGVGSSAHIAAVAMQNITGADFNIIPYPGGSETISAAMGNHVDAVVLGGAELRSALESGRLTALAMSYAERSDALPDVPTFQEEGYDLTLTVWRGIAAPKGIPQEAEQRWVEAIKQIVADGSYEQTAENLGTQLAPLYGDELDSFIDRSAEVMREAAGDLAKK
- a CDS encoding enolase C-terminal domain-like protein produces the protein MAARSETPTIVSMRVIPVAGRDSMLLNVGGAHSAFFTRNILILEDSAGRVGVGEAPGGETIQRSLEQARQVVEGQSLGRLRSMVSTLSASGQRADFSDFGRGAWTFELRVNAVAALEAALLDLMGQHLGVPVAELLGDGKRRDSVEVLGYLFFVGDGEQTPLDYRQSTPDQSHEWYRQRDRAAMTPARIVEMAQAAQDRYGFRDFKLKGGVLPGEQEIEAVTALSKAFPEARTTIDPNGAWSLQEAISLCKDLRGVLAYAEDPCGAEEGFSGREILAEFRHATGLPVATNMVATNWREMAHALMLRSVDIPLADPHFWTLSGAVRVSRLCADHGMTWGSHSNNHFDISLAMFAQVGAAAVGSMTALDTHWIWQEGDARLTREPPEIIDGHVAVTDAPGLGIELDMEAIDKANALYKSLPAGARNDAMAMQYLINGWTFDPKRPALVR
- a CDS encoding NAD-dependent epimerase/dehydratase family protein; protein product: MLNRLLVTGAAGGLGQALRPYLSRLARQVRLSDIVEMEQQGDHEELVRCELSDGEAVSELVRDCDGIIHLGGISVESPWQSILQANIIGTYNLYEAARHHGCPRVVFASSNHTIGYYPRTTHLDTESPHRPDSLYGVSKCFGEDLASLYYHKFNVETLNVRIGSCFPKPADTRMMATWMSVEDFVALLERAFVAPKLGCTVIYGVSNNSERWWDNRNASFLGWVPKDSSEPWRAETEAAAGNPDPDDPAVIYQGGKFASIGHPDD
- a CDS encoding TRAP transporter large permease, which codes for MGLMILFGVFFIGLVIGAPVAFAVGLAAVVTFLYEGLPLFVGFQRILSGISVFSLLAIPFFIFAGELMLHGGISDRLVRLASAAVGRVRGGLGLVNVSSSMLFGGISGSAVADTSALGSILIPVMKEKGYDADYAVNVTVTSSIAGVVIPPSHNMILYAVAAGGGISVTQLFMAGVVPGVLMCVALAVAAYVVAVRRGYPAESFPGWRALFISLVAAIPGLMTAIIIVGGVLSGILTVTESGAFGAIYAIVITGLVYRELRWGNFKKAVYQSVRTTSLVMILVGCASAFSYLLALYSVPELLTDMLLDISDNPIVILLMLNVLLLALGMIMDMAALILICTPIFLPIATQFGMDPIQFGVVMMINLGIGLCTPPVGGCLFVGSVIGKIKMEQAVRTIWPFYLALFVVLMLVTYIPVISMWLPGVIE